One region of Streptomyces sp. CG4 genomic DNA includes:
- a CDS encoding TetR/AcrR family transcriptional regulator has product MTAIEQTEAARPRGTRLPRRARRNQLLGAAQEVFVAQGYHAAAMDDIAERAGVSKPVLYQHFPGKLDLYLALLDQHCEALIQSVRGALASTTDNKQRVRATMDAYFAYVEDDGGAFRLVFESDLTNEPAVRERVDKVTNDCAEAICEVIAEDTGLSRAESMLLASGLGGLAQVVARSWLHSDRSVPRDQAVQLLASLAWRGIAGFPLHGTQHH; this is encoded by the coding sequence GTGACAGCCATCGAGCAAACTGAGGCGGCCCGCCCGCGTGGCACCCGTCTGCCGCGCCGAGCCCGACGGAACCAGCTCCTGGGCGCGGCCCAGGAGGTCTTCGTCGCGCAGGGCTATCACGCCGCGGCGATGGACGACATCGCCGAGCGGGCCGGCGTGAGCAAGCCGGTGCTCTACCAGCACTTCCCCGGCAAGCTCGACCTGTATCTGGCCCTGCTGGACCAGCACTGCGAGGCGCTGATCCAGTCGGTGCGGGGCGCGCTGGCCTCGACGACCGACAACAAGCAGCGCGTCCGGGCCACGATGGACGCCTATTTCGCGTACGTCGAGGACGACGGCGGCGCCTTCCGGCTGGTCTTCGAGTCGGACCTGACGAACGAGCCCGCGGTCCGCGAGCGCGTCGACAAGGTCACGAACGACTGCGCCGAGGCGATCTGCGAGGTGATCGCCGAGGACACCGGTCTGTCGCGCGCGGAGTCGATGCTGCTCGCCTCCGGCCTCGGCGGTCTCGCCCAGGTGGTGGCCCGCTCCTGGCTGCACAGCGACCGCAGCGTGCCGCGCGACCAGGCGGTTCAGCTGCTGGCCTCGCTGGCCTGGCGGGGCATCGCCGGCTTCCCGCTGCACGGCACCCAACACCACTGA
- a CDS encoding DUF3107 domain-containing protein yields MEVKIGVQYAPREIVLESGQSVEEVERLVSDALSGKTQLLSLQDEKGRKVLVPTDRLAYVEIGEPTVRKVGFGAL; encoded by the coding sequence GTGGAGGTCAAGATCGGCGTGCAGTACGCGCCCCGCGAGATCGTTCTGGAGAGCGGTCAGAGCGTCGAGGAGGTCGAGCGTCTGGTGTCCGACGCCCTGTCCGGCAAGACGCAGCTGCTGAGCCTCCAGGACGAGAAGGGCCGCAAGGTCCTGGTGCCGACCGACCGCCTGGCGTACGTGGAGATCGGCGAGCCGACTGTGCGCAAGGTGGGGTTCGGCGCCCTGTAG
- a CDS encoding ferritin-like fold-containing protein: protein MTSSDKPENDSAAPTGVAAQDWAQASADPHYRAAVVDLLGALAYGELAAFERLAEDAKLAPTLADKAELAKMASAEFHHFERLRDRLTEVGEEPTAAMDPFVAALDGFHKQTAPSDWLEGLVKAYVGDSIASDFYREVAARLDSDTRELVLAVLDDTGHAEFAVEKVRAAIDADPRVGGRLALWARRLMGEALSQSQRVVADRDALSTMLVGGVADGFDLAEVGRMFSRITEAHTKRMAALGLAA from the coding sequence ATGACTAGCTCTGACAAGCCTGAGAACGACTCCGCAGCGCCCACGGGCGTCGCCGCCCAGGACTGGGCGCAGGCCTCCGCCGACCCGCACTACCGCGCCGCCGTCGTGGACCTGCTCGGCGCGCTCGCGTACGGGGAGCTGGCGGCGTTCGAGCGGCTCGCGGAGGACGCGAAGCTGGCGCCGACCCTCGCGGACAAGGCGGAGCTGGCGAAGATGGCCTCGGCCGAGTTCCACCACTTCGAGCGGCTGCGGGACCGGCTGACCGAGGTCGGCGAGGAGCCGACGGCCGCGATGGACCCGTTCGTCGCCGCGCTCGACGGCTTCCACAAGCAGACCGCGCCCTCGGACTGGCTGGAGGGCCTGGTCAAGGCCTACGTCGGCGACTCGATCGCGAGCGACTTCTACCGGGAGGTCGCGGCCCGGCTCGACTCCGACACCCGGGAACTGGTTCTGGCCGTTCTCGACGACACCGGGCACGCCGAGTTCGCGGTGGAGAAGGTGCGGGCCGCCATCGACGCCGACCCGCGCGTGGGCGGCCGGCTGGCGCTGTGGGCGCGGCGGCTGATGGGCGAGGCGCTGTCGCAGTCCCAGCGGGTGGTCGCCGACCGGGACGCGCTGTCCACGATGCTCGTGGGCGGGGTGGCCGACGGGTTCGATCTCGCGGAGGTCGGGCGGATGTTCTCGCGGATCACCGAGGCGCACACGAAGCGGATGGCTGCGCTGGGCTTGGCGGCGTAG
- a CDS encoding DEAD/DEAH box helicase: MTLPVALSGTDVIGQAKTGTGKTLGFGLPLLERVTVPADVEAGRAAPEALTDAPQALVVVPTRELCTQVTNDLLTAGKVRNVRVTAIYGGRAYEPQVEALKKGVDVIVGTPGRLLDLAGQKKLNLKHVKCLVLDEADEMLDLGFLPDVEKIIDMLPVKRQTMLFSATMPGAVIGLARRYMSRPTHIRATAPDDEGATVANIKQFVYRAHNMDKPEMVARILQAEGRGLAMIFCRTKRTAADIAEQLQRRGFASGAVHGDLGQGAREQALRAFRNGKVDVLVCTDVAARGIDVEGVTHVINYQSPEDEKTYLHRVGRTGRAGAKGTAITFVDWDDIPRWQLINKALELDFNDPVETYSSSPHLFSDLDIPAGTKGVLPRSERTRAGLEAEELEDLGETGGRGARGRGGRGERGGRGGRAESGAASAEREGPSRTPRRRRRTRGGTPLDATTDATTAPTPVAESGPADESPTAPRALRRRRRTRGGVTPQPVPATEAADSAVETVDTVEAPALPDAPEKPRRRRTRKSAEPTVTAPVETVVEPAAEPVAETTVTVTEAVAASDTATVEAPEAKPRRRTRKTSAETAVATAESTENTDEATPAPKPRRTRKTAAAAEAAVDTAEATETKPRRTRKTAAAAEAPEAPEAEAKPRRTRKTAAAAEAAVDTAEATEAKPRRTRKTAAAAEAPEATEAEAKPRRTRKTAATAAVDTAEGTEAKPRRTRKTAAAAEAPEAEAKPRRTRKSTAAAEATDTAEATEAKPRRTRKTAAAAEAPEAEAKPRRTRKTAAAVTDVDGAAEVAVPKVRRTRKAVAETAGAEIPAQATEEPEAKPRRRTRKAAAAVEVTEG; this comes from the coding sequence ATGACGCTCCCCGTCGCCCTTTCCGGCACGGACGTCATCGGCCAGGCCAAGACCGGCACCGGCAAGACGCTGGGCTTCGGTCTTCCGCTCCTGGAGCGCGTCACCGTCCCCGCCGACGTCGAGGCCGGACGCGCCGCCCCCGAGGCCCTCACCGACGCCCCGCAGGCCCTCGTCGTCGTCCCCACGCGCGAGCTGTGCACCCAGGTCACCAACGACCTGCTGACGGCCGGCAAGGTCCGTAACGTACGGGTGACCGCGATCTACGGCGGCCGGGCCTACGAGCCGCAGGTGGAGGCCCTGAAGAAGGGCGTCGACGTCATCGTCGGCACCCCGGGCCGGCTGCTCGACCTCGCGGGCCAGAAGAAGCTCAACCTGAAGCATGTCAAGTGCCTGGTCCTCGACGAGGCCGACGAGATGCTCGACCTGGGCTTCCTGCCCGACGTCGAGAAGATCATCGACATGCTGCCGGTCAAGCGCCAGACCATGCTGTTCTCGGCGACCATGCCGGGCGCGGTCATCGGCCTCGCGCGCCGCTACATGTCCCGGCCCACGCACATCCGCGCCACCGCGCCGGACGACGAGGGCGCGACGGTCGCGAACATCAAGCAGTTCGTCTACCGCGCGCACAACATGGACAAGCCGGAGATGGTGGCCCGCATCCTGCAGGCCGAGGGCCGCGGACTGGCGATGATCTTCTGCCGCACCAAGCGCACGGCCGCCGACATCGCCGAGCAGCTGCAGCGCCGCGGGTTCGCCTCCGGCGCGGTCCACGGCGACCTTGGCCAGGGCGCCCGCGAGCAGGCGCTGCGCGCCTTCCGCAACGGCAAGGTGGACGTCCTCGTCTGCACCGACGTCGCCGCTCGCGGCATCGACGTCGAGGGCGTGACCCACGTCATCAACTACCAGTCCCCCGAGGACGAGAAGACGTACCTGCACCGGGTCGGCCGTACCGGCCGCGCGGGCGCCAAGGGTACGGCGATCACGTTCGTCGACTGGGACGACATCCCGCGCTGGCAGCTGATCAACAAGGCGCTGGAGCTGGACTTCAACGACCCGGTGGAGACGTACTCGAGCTCCCCGCACCTGTTCTCCGACCTCGACATCCCCGCGGGCACGAAGGGTGTTCTGCCGCGTTCGGAGCGGACCCGTGCGGGTCTGGAGGCGGAGGAGCTGGAGGACCTCGGCGAGACCGGTGGTCGCGGTGCGCGCGGTCGCGGTGGCCGGGGTGAGCGCGGTGGCCGTGGCGGCCGCGCCGAGTCCGGCGCCGCCTCGGCGGAGCGCGAGGGTCCGTCCCGCACGCCGCGCCGGCGCCGCCGCACGCGCGGTGGCACTCCGCTGGATGCCACCACCGACGCTACGACTGCTCCGACGCCGGTCGCCGAGTCCGGCCCGGCGGACGAGTCCCCGACGGCACCCCGCGCCCTGCGCCGCCGTCGCCGCACGCGCGGCGGGGTCACGCCGCAGCCGGTGCCGGCCACCGAGGCCGCCGACTCTGCCGTGGAGACGGTGGACACGGTGGAGGCTCCGGCCCTGCCGGACGCCCCGGAGAAGCCGCGCCGCCGTCGTACCCGCAAGTCGGCGGAGCCGACGGTGACGGCGCCGGTCGAGACTGTGGTCGAGCCCGCGGCGGAGCCGGTGGCCGAGACGACGGTGACGGTGACGGAGGCCGTGGCGGCGTCCGACACCGCGACCGTGGAAGCACCGGAGGCGAAGCCGCGTCGCCGCACCCGCAAGACCAGTGCGGAGACGGCCGTAGCCACGGCCGAGTCCACCGAGAACACGGACGAGGCCACCCCCGCGCCCAAGCCGCGCCGCACCCGCAAGACGGCGGCAGCTGCCGAAGCCGCGGTGGACACCGCCGAAGCCACGGAGACCAAGCCGCGCCGCACCCGCAAGACAGCGGCAGCTGCCGAAGCTCCGGAAGCCCCCGAAGCGGAAGCCAAGCCCCGCCGCACCCGCAAGACGGCAGCAGCGGCCGAGGCCGCAGTGGACACCGCGGAAGCGACCGAGGCCAAGCCGCGCCGCACTCGCAAGACCGCGGCAGCTGCCGAGGCTCCGGAAGCCACCGAAGCCGAGGCCAAGCCCCGCCGCACCCGGAAAACGGCCGCCACCGCGGCCGTGGACACCGCCGAGGGCACGGAAGCCAAGCCGCGCCGCACGCGGAAGACGGCCGCGGCCGCCGAGGCTCCGGAAGCCGAGGCCAAGCCCCGCCGCACCCGCAAGAGCACGGCAGCCGCCGAGGCCACCGACACGGCCGAAGCCACCGAGGCCAAGCCCCGCCGCACCCGCAAGACCGCGGCAGCTGCCGAAGCCCCGGAAGCCGAGGCCAAGCCGCGCCGCACCCGTAAGACGGCTGCTGCCGTCACGGACGTGGACGGTGCCGCCGAGGTGGCCGTGCCGAAGGTGCGGCGGACTCGTAAGGCCGTCGCCGAGACGGCCGGTGCGGAGATCCCGGCGCAGGCCACCGAGGAGCCGGAGGCCAAGCCGCGGCGCCGTACACGCAAGGCCGCGGCGGCCGTCGAGGTCACCGAAGGCTGA
- a CDS encoding alpha/beta hydrolase, with translation MSRPATFVPPPGARAYSLGTVRGEFAVVDSPVADGVEPRGVALLLPGFTGSKEDFNPLHVPLARRGYRTVAVDGRGQYESDGPDADESAYAQRELARDVVAQAEALGRPVHLLGHSLGGQISRAAVLLDHAPFRSLTLMASGPAQISESQQQRVKLLRDALAVMSMADVWDAIQAMETPEETETAALDDGLDDRDDLRRRWLGTKSAQLLATGRQLCTEPDRVAELAAVPLPFHVLSGARDDTWPLPLLDDMALRLRARRTVIEDAEHSPNTDQPLATARAIADFWDTAAVERR, from the coding sequence ATGAGCAGGCCCGCCACCTTTGTTCCGCCGCCCGGTGCTCGTGCGTACTCCTTGGGGACCGTGCGTGGGGAGTTCGCCGTGGTCGACTCTCCCGTGGCCGACGGGGTCGAGCCGCGGGGGGTCGCGCTGTTGTTGCCGGGGTTCACCGGGAGCAAGGAGGACTTCAATCCGCTGCATGTGCCGCTGGCGCGGCGCGGGTATCGGACCGTGGCCGTCGACGGGCGCGGGCAGTACGAGTCGGACGGGCCCGACGCCGATGAATCCGCCTATGCGCAGCGGGAGTTGGCGCGGGACGTGGTGGCGCAGGCCGAGGCGCTCGGTCGGCCGGTGCATCTGCTGGGGCACTCCCTGGGCGGGCAGATCTCGCGCGCGGCCGTGCTGCTCGACCACGCCCCCTTCCGCTCACTGACCCTCATGGCCTCCGGCCCCGCGCAGATCTCGGAGTCACAGCAGCAGCGCGTGAAGCTGCTGCGGGACGCGCTCGCGGTGATGAGCATGGCCGACGTGTGGGACGCGATCCAGGCGATGGAGACGCCCGAGGAGACCGAGACGGCGGCACTCGACGACGGTCTCGACGACCGGGACGACCTGCGGCGCCGCTGGCTGGGCACCAAGTCCGCCCAACTCCTCGCCACCGGGCGACAGTTGTGCACGGAGCCGGACCGCGTCGCGGAACTGGCCGCCGTACCGCTGCCGTTCCACGTCCTGTCGGGTGCGCGGGACGACACCTGGCCGTTGCCCCTGCTGGACGACATGGCCCTGCGGCTGCGCGCGCGGCGCACGGTGATCGAGGACGCCGAGCACTCCCCCAACACCGACCAGCCCCTGGCCACGGCCCGCGCGATCGCCGACTTCTGGGACACCGCCGCCGTCGAACGCCGCTAG
- a CDS encoding NYN domain-containing protein, translating to MNDDLAALGARIDRTNELLERMLAEVAKTPSTHAIFVDAGYLYAAAGRLVAGTEDRRAFDLDAEGLIEALIDRARSVFADSRLLRVYWYDGARRRIHTAEQQTIAELPDVKVRLGNLNANNQQKGVDSLIRSDLESLARHRAISDAALLGGDEDLVSAVEAAQGYGARVHLWGIEAPEGRNQAEPLLWEVDSQRTLDLDFFKPYVSRRTAAAYEATTGTRPTRENVRFVGAQIAAKWLAARGRESLADLLPGHPYLPGSVDQDLLVEAEGLLQYSLRGQADLRRALRDGFWDHLQGQY from the coding sequence ATGAACGACGACCTGGCCGCCCTGGGCGCCCGCATCGACCGCACGAACGAGCTGCTGGAACGCATGCTCGCCGAGGTGGCGAAGACGCCCTCCACCCACGCGATCTTCGTGGACGCGGGGTATCTGTACGCGGCCGCCGGCCGGCTGGTCGCCGGCACCGAGGACCGCCGGGCCTTCGACCTCGACGCCGAGGGCCTGATCGAGGCCCTCATCGACCGGGCCCGCTCGGTCTTCGCGGACAGCCGCCTGCTGCGCGTCTACTGGTACGACGGCGCCCGCCGCCGCATCCACACCGCCGAGCAGCAGACCATCGCCGAACTGCCCGACGTCAAGGTCCGCCTGGGCAACCTCAACGCCAACAACCAGCAGAAGGGCGTCGATTCACTGATCCGCTCCGACCTGGAGTCCCTGGCCCGGCACCGCGCCATCAGCGACGCGGCGCTCCTCGGCGGCGACGAGGACCTGGTCTCGGCGGTCGAGGCGGCGCAGGGGTACGGCGCCCGGGTCCACCTCTGGGGCATCGAGGCCCCCGAGGGCCGTAACCAGGCGGAACCCCTCCTCTGGGAGGTCGACAGCCAGCGCACCCTCGACCTCGACTTCTTCAAGCCGTACGTCTCCCGCCGCACGGCCGCCGCCTACGAGGCCACCACCGGCACCCGCCCCACCCGCGAGAACGTCCGCTTCGTCGGCGCCCAGATCGCGGCGAAATGGCTGGCCGCCCGGGGCCGCGAGTCCCTGGCCGACCTCCTGCCCGGTCACCCCTACCTCCCCGGCTCCGTCGACCAGGACCTGCTGGTCGAGGCCGAGGGTCTGCTGCAGTACTCCCTGCGCGGCCAGGCGGACCTCCGCCGAGCCCTCAGGGACGGCTTCTGGGACCATCTGCAGGGGCAGTACTGA
- a CDS encoding MarC family protein, with amino-acid sequence MFDVAVFGSLFLTLFVIMDPPGITPIFLALTAGRPAKVQRRMAFQAVCVAGGVIATFGVLGHRILDYLHVSVPALMISGGLLLLLIALDLLTGKTDEPKQTKDVNVALVPLGMPLLAGPGAIVSVILAVQKAGSVSAQISVWCAILAIHVVLWLVMRYSLLIIRVIKDGGVVLVTRLAGMMLSAIAVQQIINGITQVIRGS; translated from the coding sequence ATGTTCGACGTCGCTGTCTTCGGCTCTCTGTTTCTGACCCTCTTTGTCATCATGGATCCCCCAGGGATCACCCCGATCTTCCTCGCCCTCACCGCCGGCCGGCCGGCCAAGGTGCAGCGGCGCATGGCCTTCCAGGCCGTGTGTGTGGCGGGCGGGGTCATCGCCACGTTCGGTGTGCTCGGGCACCGGATCCTCGACTATCTGCACGTCTCCGTCCCCGCGCTGATGATCTCGGGCGGTCTGCTGCTTCTGCTGATCGCGCTGGACCTGCTCACCGGCAAGACCGACGAGCCGAAGCAGACCAAGGACGTGAACGTCGCACTCGTCCCCCTGGGTATGCCGCTGCTGGCCGGGCCCGGTGCGATCGTGTCCGTGATCCTGGCCGTGCAGAAGGCCGGCAGCGTGTCCGCGCAGATCTCGGTGTGGTGCGCGATCCTCGCGATCCATGTCGTGCTGTGGCTGGTGATGCGCTACTCGCTGCTGATCATCCGGGTCATCAAGGACGGCGGTGTCGTGCTGGTGACGCGGCTCGCGGGCATGATGCTCTCCGCGATCGCCGTGCAGCAGATCATCAACGGGATCACTCAGGTGATCCGGGGGAGCTGA
- a CDS encoding PHP domain-containing protein translates to MRIDLHCHSTASDGTDTPAELVRHAAAGGLDVVALTDHDTTRGYAEAIAALPEGLTLVTGAELSCRVDGISMHLLAYLFDPEEPALLAERELVRDDRVPRAQAMIAKLNALGVPVTWEQVERIAAGGSVGRPHVATALVELGVVPTVSDAFTEDWLADGGRAYVEKHETDPFEAIRLVKSAGGVCVFAHPAAAKRGRTVPESRIAELAEAGLDGIEVDHMDHDADARDRLRALAKDLDLLVTGSSDYHGSRKAVSLGAYTTDPEVYGEITRRATGAFPVPGTGGI, encoded by the coding sequence GTGCGCATCGATCTGCACTGTCACTCCACGGCCTCCGACGGTACGGACACCCCCGCCGAGCTGGTGCGCCATGCCGCCGCCGGTGGGCTGGACGTCGTCGCGCTGACCGATCACGACACGACTCGTGGGTACGCCGAGGCGATTGCCGCGCTGCCCGAGGGGCTCACCCTGGTCACCGGCGCCGAGCTGTCCTGCCGTGTCGACGGCATCTCGATGCATCTGCTGGCCTACCTCTTCGACCCCGAGGAGCCCGCTCTGCTCGCCGAGCGCGAGCTGGTGCGGGACGACCGGGTGCCGCGGGCTCAGGCCATGATCGCCAAGCTCAACGCGCTGGGCGTGCCGGTCACCTGGGAGCAGGTCGAGCGGATCGCCGCCGGCGGCTCCGTGGGGCGCCCGCATGTCGCGACGGCCCTGGTCGAGCTGGGCGTCGTACCGACCGTGAGCGACGCGTTCACCGAGGACTGGCTGGCCGACGGCGGCCGGGCCTACGTGGAGAAGCACGAGACCGACCCGTTCGAGGCGATCCGGCTGGTCAAGAGCGCGGGCGGGGTCTGTGTGTTCGCGCACCCGGCGGCCGCCAAGCGCGGCCGTACGGTCCCGGAGTCCCGGATCGCGGAGCTGGCCGAGGCCGGCCTGGACGGCATCGAGGTCGATCACATGGACCACGACGCCGACGCGCGCGACCGGCTGCGGGCCCTGGCCAAGGACCTGGATCTGCTGGTCACGGGCTCCTCGGACTACCACGGCAGCCGCAAGGCCGTGTCCCTGGGCGCGTACACGACCGACCCCGAGGTGTACGGGGAGATCACGCGACGGGCCACCGGGGCGTTCCCCGTCCCGGGCACCGGCGGGATCTGA